TTAAATTTGCCGGAATTGGAGGTCTTTCTGAATTTCTTGGGTTAGTAGTCTGTTCAATAGAATTTCTGTCATCGATTTTGTGAATATGGATATCCCACCTCAATTTCTAGAACATTCTGTTTCTCACTCTCACATCTTCCGGCACTAAATCCCAACGGATTTCACTTTCAGTTGGACGGATCAGCAAAGAGCTGCAGCAGCTAAAGAAGGATGGCAATATCGATTAGTTTTCTCTGCGCGTATGGTATGATCCTAGGCAACAACTGCTTATCAAAATATGTATACGTCTCTTTTGGTTTTATATCACATGGTCATTCTCTGAATCGTATTGTAGGTCGGACTGTTTATTGCTGCGGATGCATTTTATCTTACTGCTCAGCAAGTTGTTCGTTACCTACAACAAGTACGATCGTAGTTAATGTCTGTAACTCTGTATGGCTGTATGCCATTGAAGATTGAAGTCTTTCACTTCACACATGTAGGAAAGAAATCATGTTTTGGTTTGTATTGATGTACGAACCCTGCCAAATCTATCTTTTCTTTGTGTATCTGAGTTTCATATGTTCATCAAAATTTTGTAGTGTGAAAGAATGTTATATGAATGTTTATATAGATTAATATACCATATACTTCAATGTTATTTTGCCTCCTTTCTGTTTGGTTTTGGAATTTGTTAGTTATTTGTCCAAAGAATGGTCAATTTGGCACCCAAAtgtgcatttttttttttttgaaaatttgccTCTTTTTTGGACATCAGATTAATTtgcataaataaaaaaaaagtgtagATACTACAACTATAAACTATAACAAAATGAAAACAGTATGGGTCTTGAACCTTAAATAGCTTACAAACCAAACTATGGTTAACCTAATAAAGTCTGAAAGGGTAGCATGTTTTTCTTTTGTCGACCCTTGATTGTTGGCATGACTTTGCTTACGATTTTTGAGATATGATAACCCGTCAAAGCCACATTTGCTAGTGATTTCTTTATAGAAGGTTGACTTGTAGTTGGGGTGATAACTATTGAAAGGTATAGGAGCTGATTATTTATGGTTATTGATTTATTTtccttacacaaaagttgttaCAAGTTAGTTAGTCCTAGTCAGCAAGTTGTTAGGCTAAGCTTGTAGTATTGTTGTATTTAAACTGCTgcttcctttttcttctttctcaCGAGATTCAGTTAATAAAAACTGATAATTCTCTCCAAAATATCTTCATGCTTGCGCTTAGTTTCTatatggtatcagagcttaaTCTCTGGTAAGAGATTGAGGTTGCTTGATCTTGAGGTTTTTCTCATATTATTAACAGATTAAAGATCTGTTTTCGATCATCTTATCTGAAAATTTGTTGCGAAAATTTCTGCGATTGCGAAACTTTCTTGCGCAAAGTTATAGAATCAGATTGATTGTTCACCTAAGATTGTGATGGCGTTTGATGATTCAGAAGAAAATCAATCACAAACTCAAAACAACAATATGAATCAAGGAGGTAATAGTGATAATCTTGATCCTTATTTCATTGCAAATTCTGATAATCCGACTTCTGCATTAGTTGCTGTAGTATTTTCTGGTACAAATTTTGTGCGATGGAGCGGAAATGTTAAACGAGCCTTAATTGCTAAGAACAAGGAGGGTTTCATCAATGGTGAGATAGCTAAACCTGCAATTAATCATAAGGATTACTTAAAATGGAAGCGTGCTGATTTTATGGTAATCAGCTGGATCTTAAGCTCAATGAATCATGATTTAGCTGATGATTTTGGATACATTGACACTGCTGTGGAATTATGGAGAGAATTGACTGAAAGATTTGGTCAATCCAATGGACCATTGATCTATCAGCTGAAAAAGGAGATTGAGAATTTGACTCAGCAAAACATGACTATTGTCAGTTATTATGGAAAACTGAAGAAACTTTGGGATGAAATGCAGAATTTGAGGGCATTTCCTACCTGTTCTTGTGGTGCTTTGTTACAATGCAGTTGTAACTTCATGAAGAAGGTAgctgaatttgaagaagaagacaaGATGATGAAATTCCTACTTGGTTTGAATGGTGGATTTGAAAACACTGTGACTAATGTTCTGTCAATGGATCCATTACCTAGCATAAACAGAGTATTTTCTATTACTCAACAGATTGAAAAACAGAAAGAAGTGTGTCATGCTGCAGTGGAAAGCAATGCTATGAATAGTAGTGCAATGGCTGCACAGGCTTACAGAAGTGTTGGATCAACACAAGGGAAGAAAGATTGGAAAGATCTGAAGA
This sequence is a window from Spinacia oleracea cultivar Varoflay chromosome 1, BTI_SOV_V1, whole genome shotgun sequence. Protein-coding genes within it:
- the LOC130465674 gene encoding uncharacterized protein, coding for MAFDDSEENQSQTQNNNMNQGGNSDNLDPYFIANSDNPTSALVAVVFSGTNFVRWSGNVKRALIAKNKEGFINGEIAKPAINHKDYLKWKRADFMVISWILSSMNHDLADDFGYIDTAVELWRELTERFGQSNGPLIYQLKKEIENLTQQNMTIVSYYGKLKKLWDEMQNLRAFPTCSCGALLQCSCNFMKKVAEFEEEDKMMKFLLGLNGGFENTVTNVLSMDPLPSINRVFSITQQIEKQKEVCHAAVESNAMNSSAMAAQAYRSVGSTQGKKDWKDLKKDKMNRQCTHCKGKGHTVDQCFKIIGYPDWYNTIKASKGNSSQGGRIAANVHTNIDFADCPLDDTGAENTTVNNEMLNAICQEVMKAMKGKQS